From a single Chlamydia muridarum str. Nigg genomic region:
- a CDS encoding DUF5421 family protein — translation MEVNKTTESLFSAKVEHNHAQAESHEPRDQRDVKVFSLGGKSSSKQEKLDHGSGRTSSRHETSRSSKEGSIEDKSAEVSSREEEEENRDGFLSGGNLTAGVAFTDTPMAVASEVMIETNAVTMSQIDLQWVEQLVLSTVESLLVADVDGKQLVEIVLDNNSTVPEAFCGANLTLVQTGEDVAVTFSNFVDQDQVAEAMQLVQQNPEQLTSLVESLKSRQLNLTELVVGNVAVSLPVLEKVETPLHMIAATIRHHDQEGDQEGEGRQEQHQGRQQEKKLEEAQI, via the coding sequence ATGGAAGTAAATAAAACGACAGAATCTTTGTTTAGTGCAAAGGTTGAGCATAATCATGCACAGGCAGAATCTCATGAGCCAAGAGATCAAAGAGATGTTAAGGTATTTTCTTTAGGAGGAAAATCTTCCTCTAAACAAGAAAAATTAGACCATGGATCAGGAAGAACCTCTTCGCGTCATGAAACTTCAAGAAGTTCTAAGGAAGGTAGTATTGAAGATAAGTCTGCAGAAGTTTCTTCTCGAGAAGAAGAGGAGGAAAACAGAGATGGATTCTTGTCTGGAGGTAATTTAACTGCAGGAGTAGCTTTTACTGATACACCTATGGCTGTAGCTAGCGAAGTGATGATAGAGACCAATGCTGTGACCATGAGTCAAATTGATTTGCAATGGGTAGAACAGCTTGTTTTATCTACAGTAGAATCCTTGTTAGTTGCTGATGTAGATGGAAAGCAATTAGTAGAGATTGTTTTAGATAATAATAGTACAGTGCCAGAGGCTTTCTGCGGAGCTAATTTAACCCTAGTGCAAACAGGGGAGGATGTGGCTGTTACTTTCTCAAATTTCGTAGATCAGGATCAGGTTGCAGAAGCTATGCAACTGGTTCAACAGAATCCCGAGCAATTAACTTCTTTAGTTGAGTCTTTGAAGTCTCGTCAGTTAAATTTAACAGAGTTAGTTGTAGGTAACGTAGCCGTTAGCCTACCTGTTCTTGAAAAAGTAGAAACTCCATTACACATGATTGCAGCGACTATTCGTCATCATGATCAGGAAGGAGACCAAGAAGGTGAAGGACGTCAAGAACAACATCAAGGTCGCCAGCAAGAGAAGAAATTAGAAGAAGCTCAGATATAA
- the scc4 gene encoding CesT family type III secretion system chaperone Scc4, which produces MLEKLIKNFVAYMGVASELELDADGSYVLPISDLVRMRVRQNADEEIIISAFLGEIPASMDIEKAYARMMEGNLFGHETGGAALGLDSDGHAVLVRRVPGEVSQEDFANYIESVLNHAEAWLEDLGLSKMEQE; this is translated from the coding sequence ATGTTGGAAAAATTGATAAAAAATTTTGTGGCTTACATGGGAGTTGCTTCTGAGTTGGAACTCGATGCTGATGGATCCTATGTGCTGCCGATTAGCGATCTTGTGCGGATGCGTGTTCGTCAGAACGCTGATGAGGAAATTATAATCAGTGCGTTTTTGGGAGAGATCCCTGCATCTATGGATATAGAAAAAGCGTATGCTCGAATGATGGAAGGCAACCTGTTTGGTCACGAAACCGGAGGAGCTGCCTTAGGGCTTGATAGTGATGGGCATGCAGTGCTTGTGCGGCGGGTGCCAGGAGAAGTTTCTCAGGAAGATTTTGCAAATTACATAGAAAGTGTCCTAAATCATGCTGAGGCATGGTTAGAAGATTTAGGACTCAGTAAAATGGAGCAAGAGTAA
- the cdsO gene encoding type III secretion system protein CdsO: MVRYPLEPVLSIKKDRVDRAEKVVKEKRRLLELEQEKLRECESERDKIKNHYMQKIRQLREQLDDGTTSDVILKMKAYIKVVAIQLAEEEEKVNKQKESVLAAAKELERAEVELTKRRKEEEKTRLHKEEWMKEALKEEARQEEKEQDEMGQLLHQLRKQKQRESGGN; this comes from the coding sequence GTGGTTAGATATCCTTTAGAACCTGTCTTATCCATTAAGAAAGATCGTGTTGACAGGGCAGAAAAGGTTGTTAAGGAGAAGCGCAGACTTTTAGAGTTAGAACAAGAAAAATTGCGTGAGTGCGAATCTGAGCGTGATAAAATTAAGAATCACTATATGCAAAAAATTCGTCAACTTCGTGAGCAACTGGATGACGGAACTACTAGTGATGTGATTCTTAAAATGAAGGCTTATATCAAAGTTGTAGCTATACAACTTGCCGAAGAAGAAGAAAAAGTCAATAAACAGAAAGAAAGTGTACTGGCAGCAGCAAAAGAATTAGAAAGGGCTGAAGTAGAGCTAACGAAACGACGCAAAGAAGAAGAGAAAACGCGATTGCATAAAGAAGAATGGATGAAAGAAGCTCTTAAAGAGGAAGCTCGCCAGGAAGAAAAAGAGCAAGATGAAATGGGGCAATTGCTTCATCAGTTACGTAAGCAAAAACAACGGGAATCTGGGGGGAACTAA
- a CDS encoding serine/threonine protein kinase — protein MLELGVSFPSKTKYLLTRELSRKVGLTVYQGVDESSSRPVVIKALVSPGIHDQRFLRAFEEEARIMQLVDHPAFVRLEEKGEWEQGRYFVSEYILGHSLRDIILSSHLALDKAVSIVLQVAQAITALHKHHVLHLDIKPENIMISRLGEVKLIDYGLSAWQFNHWGSPAYMSPEQSRQEKLSPASDVYALALLAYELIMGQLSLGKVYLSLLPVKISKVLTQALQPDPEARFPSMQEFATALQDYLMHDVHEDYRKKDRVIMQFEQLQQQNMWLAPDKLCMPEGMALHIYSQKEPCDLHNVYYDILRSEDIVELWFCYAQGHCSFALSMIKQFLNQRTEKAQDIPTVIKTLDTLCKTMHIPLCEKGISCCCFIFFQQELMCFSCGKTDFSLKKQTRGVQRFQAESQGIGEEGPLEIHKQSFLWEPGDELIVHTPRARDLVYLYCPSFLKLQDRGQMDIFCQTDYLQKEVRQKYDGSLYPSTLISLKRVR, from the coding sequence ATGCTTGAATTAGGCGTATCGTTTCCTTCCAAGACTAAATATCTTCTGACACGAGAACTTAGTCGTAAGGTAGGCTTGACTGTCTATCAAGGAGTGGATGAGAGTTCTTCTCGTCCTGTGGTGATCAAAGCATTGGTATCTCCAGGGATTCATGACCAGCGTTTTCTTCGTGCTTTTGAAGAAGAAGCTAGGATTATGCAACTTGTAGATCATCCGGCATTTGTTCGATTAGAAGAAAAAGGTGAGTGGGAGCAAGGACGTTATTTCGTTTCTGAATATATTTTAGGGCATTCATTGCGAGATATTATCCTTTCATCTCATCTCGCTTTGGATAAGGCAGTTTCTATTGTTTTACAAGTAGCGCAGGCAATAACGGCTCTTCATAAACATCATGTTTTACATCTCGATATTAAACCTGAAAACATCATGATTTCTCGGTTGGGAGAGGTCAAGTTGATCGATTATGGGCTTTCAGCCTGGCAATTTAATCATTGGGGTTCGCCTGCATATATGAGTCCCGAACAGAGCAGGCAGGAAAAGCTATCTCCCGCATCCGATGTGTATGCTTTAGCTTTGTTAGCTTATGAGCTGATTATGGGGCAGCTTTCTTTAGGAAAGGTCTATTTATCTTTACTCCCCGTAAAGATTAGTAAAGTGTTAACTCAAGCATTGCAACCAGACCCAGAAGCACGGTTTCCTTCTATGCAAGAGTTTGCTACGGCTTTGCAAGATTATCTTATGCATGATGTGCACGAAGATTATCGTAAAAAAGATCGCGTAATCATGCAGTTTGAACAGTTGCAGCAACAAAATATGTGGCTGGCTCCAGATAAGCTTTGCATGCCGGAAGGGATGGCTCTGCACATTTATTCACAAAAAGAGCCCTGTGATTTACATAATGTTTACTATGATATACTTAGGTCTGAGGATATAGTAGAATTGTGGTTCTGTTATGCTCAGGGGCACTGTAGTTTTGCTCTTAGTATGATCAAACAGTTTCTTAATCAGCGAACAGAGAAAGCGCAAGATATCCCAACAGTAATAAAAACATTGGATACTCTTTGTAAAACAATGCATATTCCGCTTTGTGAAAAAGGGATTTCCTGCTGCTGTTTTATATTTTTCCAACAAGAACTCATGTGCTTTTCTTGTGGGAAAACTGATTTCTCGTTAAAAAAGCAAACGAGGGGAGTGCAACGTTTTCAAGCGGAATCGCAAGGAATAGGGGAAGAGGGACCCCTGGAGATCCACAAACAATCTTTTTTGTGGGAACCTGGTGATGAGCTTATCGTACACACCCCGAGGGCTAGAGATTTGGTATATTTATACTGTCCTTCTTTCCTGAAGTTGCAAGATAGAGGGCAAATGGATATATTCTGCCAAACAGATTACCTTCAGAAGGAAGTGAGGCAGAAGTATGACGGAAGTCTTTATCCTTCAACACTTATCAGCTTAAAAAGAGTCCGGTGA
- a CDS encoding DUF5398 domain-containing protein produces MFNMENSAAKEKTAARQQLFDLEQDMHDLTKAHEINTNVQSKVQKVTASLREGASKESFEKQHTLLAGYVALQKVLGRINRKMV; encoded by the coding sequence ATGTTTAATATGGAAAATTCGGCAGCTAAAGAAAAAACAGCCGCTCGTCAGCAATTGTTTGATTTAGAACAAGATATGCATGATTTAACGAAAGCCCATGAAATTAACACTAATGTACAGAGTAAGGTACAAAAGGTGACAGCTTCTCTTCGAGAAGGGGCTTCTAAAGAGTCTTTTGAGAAACAACATACATTGCTTGCGGGATATGTAGCTCTTCAAAAAGTGTTGGGACGTATCAACCGTAAAATGGTGTAA
- the cdsN gene encoding SctN family type III secretion system ATPase CdsN, which produces MKELTTEFDTLMTELPEVQLTAVVGRIIEVVGMLIKAVVPDVRVGEVCLVKRHGMEPLVTEVVGFTQNFVFLSPLGELSGVSPSSEVIATGLPLHIRAGAGLLGRVLNGLGEPIDIETKGPLENVDSIYPIFKAPPDPLHREKLRTILSTGVRCIDGMLTVAKGQRIGIFAGAGVGKSSLLGMIARNAEEADINVIALIGERGREVREFIENDLGEEGMKRSVIVVSTSDQSSQLRLNAAYVGTAIAEYFRDQGKTVVLMMDSVTRFARALREVGLAAGEPPARAGYTPSVFSTLPKLLERAGASEKGTITAFYTVLVAGDDMNEPVADEVKSILDGHIVLSNALAQAYHYPAIDVLASISRLLTAIVPEEQRRIIGRAREVLAKYKANEMLIRIGEYRRGSDREVDFAIDHIDKLNRFLKQDIHEKTNYEEAAQQLRAIFR; this is translated from the coding sequence ATGAAAGAGCTAACGACCGAGTTTGATACGCTCATGACTGAATTGCCAGAAGTTCAATTGACGGCAGTTGTTGGGCGTATTATCGAAGTTGTCGGGATGTTAATCAAAGCTGTCGTTCCGGATGTTCGGGTGGGCGAAGTTTGCCTGGTGAAACGTCATGGAATGGAGCCTTTGGTAACAGAGGTTGTCGGGTTTACGCAGAACTTTGTATTTCTCTCTCCTTTAGGAGAGTTATCTGGAGTGAGTCCTTCTTCTGAAGTGATCGCCACGGGATTGCCTTTGCACATTCGAGCAGGGGCAGGACTTTTAGGCCGTGTATTGAATGGTCTTGGAGAACCTATTGATATAGAGACCAAAGGACCTTTGGAGAATGTCGATTCCATTTATCCCATTTTTAAAGCTCCACCAGATCCTTTGCATCGAGAAAAATTGCGTACGATTCTATCTACAGGAGTGCGTTGTATAGATGGAATGCTTACTGTTGCCAAAGGACAAAGAATCGGGATTTTTGCGGGAGCAGGGGTCGGAAAATCTTCTTTGTTAGGCATGATTGCTCGTAACGCAGAAGAAGCCGATATTAACGTGATTGCGTTAATTGGAGAGCGGGGACGAGAAGTTCGGGAGTTTATAGAAAATGACCTTGGTGAAGAAGGAATGAAACGTTCCGTCATTGTGGTATCTACTTCCGATCAATCTTCTCAGCTTCGATTGAACGCTGCTTATGTGGGAACAGCTATAGCAGAATATTTTAGGGACCAGGGTAAGACAGTTGTGCTTATGATGGATTCTGTGACCCGGTTTGCTCGAGCTTTACGGGAAGTAGGGCTCGCAGCTGGAGAGCCTCCTGCTCGTGCTGGGTATACTCCTTCCGTATTTTCAACATTGCCCAAATTATTGGAAAGAGCGGGAGCTTCGGAGAAAGGGACTATCACGGCATTTTATACCGTGTTAGTTGCTGGGGATGATATGAATGAGCCGGTGGCTGATGAGGTGAAGTCTATTTTGGATGGGCATATCGTGCTTTCCAACGCGTTAGCTCAAGCTTATCATTATCCTGCGATTGATGTGCTGGCTTCTATTAGCCGATTATTGACTGCAATTGTTCCTGAAGAACAACGTCGAATTATTGGTCGTGCTAGGGAAGTCTTAGCGAAATATAAAGCGAACGAGATGTTGATTCGTATTGGGGAATATCGTCGAGGGTCTGATCGTGAGGTAGATTTCGCGATTGACCATATTGATAAATTGAATCGTTTCCTCAAGCAAGATATTCATGAAAAAACAAATTATGAGGAAGCTGCTCAGCAGTTGAGAGCAATATTCCGGTAA
- the sctD gene encoding type III secretion system inner membrane ring subunit SctD gives MGIRLVVDKGPLSGTVLILENGTSWSLGSDGKASDILLQDEKLAPAQVRVTLKDGEYYLENLDVSRPVLVNGVAITAPTLLKEGIPFVMGSCEWSFFKGEEVEGDIELSFQTEENGGEAEQQAQGSSQVESKTNTGPRGHSSGASSADGVSASAAEKEQKLAESFLASVEKGTGAVQEDSNREVSLQENQQAAPAKEKMNLELPSVNQEQPKQATPSGSGELTQSQNVSMEENRPSPDQNQQPQLSSDSEPDAKGAENQEQLSQSSSPSQENPKQSEDSSSATKESVATPEEKLPEAEGDNSASSEEEKIEEESSEGESNEEQTVEAPAEEEKKEEKGEVLAPFNVQDLFRFDQGIFPAEIEDLAQKQVAVDLTQPSRFLLKVLAGANIGAEFHLDSGRSYIVGSDPQVADIVLSDMSISRQHAKIIIGNDSSVLIEDLGSKNGVIVEGRKIEHQSTLSANQVVALGTTLFLLVDYAAPSDTVMATISSEDYGLFGRPQSPEEIAARKEEEEEEKRKRATLPTGAFILTLFVGGLALLFGIGTASLFHTKEVVSIDQVDLIHDIEHVIQQFPTVRFTFNKNNGQLFLIGHVKNSIDKSELLYKVDALPFVKSVDDNVIDDEAVWQEMNILLSKKPEFKGISMLSPEPGVFVISGYLKTEEQAACLSDYLNLHFNYLSLLDNKVVIETQVIKALAGHLIQSGFANVHVAFTNGEAVLTGYINNKDADKFRAVVQELQDIAGIRVVKNFVVLLPAEEGVIDLNMRYPGRYRVTGFSKCGDISINVVVNGRILTRGDVLDGMTVTSIQPHSIFLEREGLKYKIEYNK, from the coding sequence ATGGGTATACGCTTAGTTGTTGATAAAGGGCCCTTGTCTGGAACCGTCCTTATTTTGGAAAACGGGACGAGTTGGTCTCTTGGAAGTGACGGCAAAGCAAGCGATATTTTATTGCAAGATGAAAAGCTTGCTCCTGCTCAAGTTCGCGTTACTTTAAAAGATGGCGAATATTACCTAGAAAATTTAGATGTTTCTCGGCCAGTCCTGGTTAATGGAGTCGCTATTACAGCTCCGACCCTATTAAAAGAGGGAATTCCCTTCGTAATGGGAAGCTGCGAGTGGTCATTTTTTAAAGGAGAAGAAGTAGAAGGAGATATCGAGTTATCGTTCCAGACAGAAGAAAACGGCGGAGAAGCGGAACAGCAAGCGCAAGGATCTTCTCAAGTTGAATCAAAAACGAACACAGGACCTCGAGGCCATTCTTCAGGAGCTTCGTCTGCAGACGGAGTTTCAGCTTCTGCAGCAGAAAAAGAACAAAAGTTAGCGGAATCCTTTTTAGCTTCTGTTGAGAAGGGGACAGGAGCTGTACAAGAAGACTCTAATAGAGAAGTCTCTTTGCAGGAAAATCAACAAGCTGCTCCCGCAAAAGAGAAAATGAATCTCGAGCTTCCTTCAGTAAATCAAGAACAACCAAAACAAGCTACTCCATCAGGCAGTGGTGAACTAACTCAATCTCAAAACGTGAGTATGGAAGAAAACAGACCATCACCCGATCAAAATCAGCAGCCTCAGCTTTCTTCTGATTCGGAACCAGATGCTAAAGGTGCTGAGAATCAAGAGCAACTTTCACAATCTTCTTCTCCATCTCAGGAAAATCCGAAACAATCAGAAGATTCCAGTAGCGCTACAAAAGAAAGTGTTGCAACTCCGGAAGAGAAACTCCCAGAGGCGGAAGGAGACAATTCTGCATCGAGCGAGGAAGAAAAGATTGAAGAAGAATCTTCCGAAGGAGAATCTAATGAGGAGCAAACGGTAGAAGCTCCTGCAGAAGAAGAGAAAAAAGAAGAAAAAGGAGAGGTTCTAGCGCCTTTCAATGTGCAGGATCTTTTCCGATTTGATCAAGGTATTTTCCCTGCAGAGATAGAAGATCTTGCACAAAAACAAGTTGCTGTAGATCTCACTCAGCCTTCTCGGTTTTTATTAAAAGTACTTGCTGGGGCTAATATTGGTGCTGAGTTTCATTTGGATAGCGGGAGAAGCTATATAGTCGGAAGTGATCCTCAGGTTGCTGATATTGTTCTAAGTGATATGAGCATTTCTCGCCAACATGCGAAAATTATTATTGGCAATGATAGCTCTGTTCTCATTGAAGATTTAGGCAGTAAGAATGGCGTGATTGTTGAAGGCCGGAAGATAGAGCATCAGTCTACTCTTTCCGCCAACCAAGTTGTTGCTCTAGGAACAACATTGTTCTTACTTGTTGATTACGCAGCTCCTTCTGACACAGTAATGGCTACCATTTCTTCTGAAGATTACGGGTTGTTTGGTCGTCCGCAATCTCCAGAAGAAATTGCTGCAAGAAAAGAGGAAGAGGAAGAAGAGAAAAGAAAGCGGGCAACATTACCAACAGGCGCTTTTATTTTGACCCTATTTGTAGGAGGTCTAGCACTCCTTTTTGGAATAGGAACAGCTTCTCTATTCCATACGAAAGAAGTAGTTTCTATCGATCAAGTAGATTTAATTCATGATATTGAGCATGTGATTCAACAGTTTCCAACTGTACGGTTTACCTTTAATAAGAATAACGGGCAGTTATTCTTAATTGGTCACGTAAAAAATAGCATCGATAAGAGTGAATTGCTTTATAAGGTAGATGCCTTGCCTTTTGTCAAATCTGTTGATGATAACGTGATTGATGATGAGGCTGTATGGCAAGAAATGAATATTTTGCTCTCCAAGAAGCCTGAGTTTAAAGGGATCAGCATGCTGTCTCCAGAGCCAGGAGTTTTTGTTATCAGTGGGTACTTGAAGACAGAAGAGCAAGCGGCATGTCTGTCAGATTACTTAAACTTACACTTTAATTATCTTTCGCTATTGGACAATAAGGTTGTTATAGAAACGCAGGTAATCAAAGCGCTTGCAGGGCATTTGATACAGTCTGGTTTCGCAAACGTCCATGTTGCTTTTACCAATGGTGAAGCTGTTTTGACTGGGTACATTAACAATAAAGATGCGGATAAGTTCCGAGCAGTTGTGCAAGAGCTTCAAGACATTGCTGGGATTCGCGTGGTAAAGAATTTTGTTGTTTTGTTGCCTGCAGAAGAGGGTGTTATTGATCTGAATATGCGGTATCCAGGGCGTTATCGGGTAACAGGTTTTTCTAAATGCGGAGATATTAGCATCAATGTTGTAGTGAATGGGCGTATTTTGACCCGAGGCGATGTTTTAGATGGAATGACAGTAACAAGCATTCAACCACACAGTATCTTTTTAGAACGCGAAGGGTTGAAATATAAAATTGAGTACAATAAATAG
- the sctQ gene encoding type III secretion system cytoplasmic ring protein SctQ: MAVAAEPSSNWLKARDELLSSLQKQDEGSFSLPVFPKQECEQKLKEKFHLEEVELSFESQGLLSAAPAVQEYGEHVLLQPFLANPFESGEFYIVSSEEDLQALIGTIFNDSSLASYFYEKDRLLGFHYYFVAEICKLLQEVSWIPSMAVKVTGDVAFSARALEGDYHVVQVTCRLDSSYVRFSVLVPDTTAQSVYKFLEEKNQTFDIQKIDMQTPVTLSVEVGFCQISEEDWHQVVPGSFILLDACLYDPDTGDAGAFLSIQRTRFFGGRFLDKQSGDFKITGLQELQPEDAPEEHSEGGPAAPLPSATKIVAEVARYTLSVGEFLKLEPGSILHFEGMHPTLGVDIILNGAKVGRGNIIALQDVLGIRVLEV; this comes from the coding sequence ATGGCAGTTGCAGCAGAGCCTAGTAGTAATTGGTTGAAAGCTAGAGACGAGTTACTAAGTTCTTTGCAAAAACAGGACGAAGGGAGTTTCTCCCTTCCTGTTTTCCCAAAGCAGGAGTGTGAGCAGAAACTGAAAGAGAAATTCCACTTAGAAGAGGTGGAACTCTCTTTTGAGTCGCAAGGGCTCTTGTCTGCTGCACCTGCTGTGCAGGAATACGGAGAGCATGTTTTGCTTCAGCCATTTTTGGCAAATCCCTTTGAATCAGGAGAGTTTTATATTGTTTCTTCAGAAGAAGATTTGCAAGCATTGATAGGGACCATTTTTAATGATAGTTCCCTAGCTTCTTACTTCTATGAAAAAGATCGGTTATTGGGGTTCCATTACTATTTTGTTGCCGAGATCTGCAAGCTTTTGCAAGAGGTCTCTTGGATCCCTTCCATGGCAGTGAAGGTAACAGGGGATGTTGCATTTTCTGCTCGTGCTTTAGAAGGGGACTATCATGTTGTGCAAGTCACTTGTCGTTTAGATAGCTCTTATGTGCGTTTTTCTGTTTTGGTTCCTGACACAACAGCCCAGAGTGTCTATAAATTCTTAGAAGAGAAGAATCAGACTTTCGATATCCAAAAAATCGATATGCAAACTCCTGTTACTCTCTCTGTAGAAGTAGGGTTTTGTCAGATCTCAGAAGAAGATTGGCACCAAGTTGTTCCCGGCAGTTTTATTTTGTTAGATGCTTGTTTGTATGATCCAGATACGGGCGATGCGGGAGCTTTCTTATCGATTCAGCGTACTCGGTTTTTTGGTGGACGGTTTTTAGACAAGCAGTCGGGAGATTTTAAAATTACTGGATTGCAAGAACTTCAGCCAGAAGATGCTCCTGAGGAACACAGCGAAGGAGGCCCAGCAGCTCCTTTACCATCCGCGACAAAAATTGTTGCAGAGGTTGCTCGCTATACTCTTTCTGTTGGAGAATTTTTGAAGCTAGAACCCGGAAGCATTTTGCATTTTGAAGGCATGCATCCTACTTTAGGGGTAGATATCATTCTGAACGGGGCTAAAGTGGGTCGTGGCAATATTATTGCTCTGCAAGATGTGCTAGGAATTCGAGTTTTAGAAGTATAA
- a CDS encoding tetratricopeptide repeat protein, producing the protein MANLDAFREDFALFFEAGLVAIKQGDEVSAQALFQVLHVLDPEHTAYEVGNGLIHLHKMELTQAESLFRVVVEKDPENWSAKAFLSLTLMMIVLHQGSSFEVRRESLEQCLRLADQVLENCKIESTKALARSVLDWHDELVAKSCGPLN; encoded by the coding sequence ATGGCGAATTTAGATGCATTTAGGGAAGATTTTGCGCTGTTTTTTGAAGCAGGACTGGTTGCTATCAAACAAGGAGATGAGGTTAGTGCTCAAGCTTTGTTTCAAGTATTACACGTGTTAGATCCTGAACATACAGCCTACGAAGTAGGAAATGGATTAATTCATTTACATAAGATGGAGTTAACGCAGGCAGAAAGTTTATTTCGTGTTGTAGTTGAAAAAGATCCCGAGAACTGGAGTGCAAAGGCATTTTTATCATTAACATTAATGATGATTGTGCTTCATCAAGGAAGTTCTTTTGAAGTGCGCAGAGAAAGTTTAGAGCAATGCTTGCGTTTAGCTGATCAGGTATTAGAAAATTGTAAAATAGAGTCCACAAAAGCTTTAGCAAGGTCTGTTTTGGATTGGCATGACGAGTTAGTTGCTAAGAGTTGTGGTCCTTTGAATTAA
- a CDS encoding DUF5407 family protein gives MAKSCSALNFNEMSEGVCKYVLGVQQYLTELETSTQGTVDLGTMFNLQYRTQILCQYMEASSNILTAVHTEMITMARSAKGS, from the coding sequence ATGGCGAAAAGTTGTTCGGCTTTGAATTTCAATGAGATGTCGGAAGGTGTATGTAAATACGTTCTAGGAGTGCAACAGTATCTAACAGAATTAGAGACATCCACGCAAGGAACTGTAGACTTAGGGACGATGTTTAATTTGCAATACCGTACGCAAATTTTGTGTCAATATATGGAGGCTTCATCCAACATCTTGACAGCAGTGCATACAGAGATGATCACTATGGCAAGATCTGCTAAAGGAAGTTAA